TGGCTAACGTTAGCGTTGTCTACTTAAATTTTTTTGTGGTAATCTTGCCCTTATACATAAACTGGTAAGGGAGGCCTTTTAGAATTTTTCTTGTGTACATGTATTTAAAACGTcccttttttaattctatgctcTTTTTATATTTTAACATTGAGGGATATGCTCGTTTACCTAAGCAACATTTTACCTGTAATTTCACTTGTGCATTCTTTCAGGTTAAGCCCCAAGATGTCAAGAAATTCAACACAGAAGAGCCACTCCTGAAAGAAAATCCGCGCCGGTTTGTCATTTTCCCCATCAAGTACCATGACATCTGGCAAATGTACAAGAAGGCAGAAGCTTCATTCTGGACAGCTGAGGAGGCATGTCCCACTTGATGTGTTCATTTTATTCTGTTTTACACGTAAATTACATGTTACGATTCAATGTGTAGTACTTTATTTCCATACCAACCAGTTGACTCGGTGCAGACAACTTCACATGCATTGTCATTTTTATCAGGACTTTTTTTAAAATTGgttttcatattttgttttccAGGTTGATCTTTCCAAAGACATGCAGCACTGGGATTCTTTGAAGGATGAGGAGAGATACTTCATCTCTCATGTACTGGCTTTCTTTGCTGCTAGTGATGGCATTGTCAATGAGAACCTGGTAAGTTGATCTTGAATGCATACAATACAAAAATTATTATTTCACTATACACTGTCAGAAATTACTGATCTGAGGGTTAGAAAATGGCAACTCATCCAGTATTCAAGCGTCGAATTTGTTGCCTTTACTTCCTTTTCACCACTAGGTGGAGCGATTTACACAGGAAGTCCAGGTGACGGAAGCAAGATGCTTCTATGGTTTCCAAATCGCCATGGAGAACATCCACTCTGAGATGTACAGCCTGCTCATTGACACCTACATCAAAGACCCTAAAGAGAGGTCAGTATTCGATATTTAGTATGTTAATACAAATATGGTTATCTGGCAATGATGAGAAGCGCAGGGGTACGTACCTCAGCTGATAATGGGAGCTGAGTGTTGGCGCTGGTTCTCAGCTCAGTGGGCATGTGGTCTGCTGACTGAGGGGTGCCAACACGATATAGACGCCTGACTGAGCCTCATGATAGTAAAATGTACTCTACCAATGCCCATATTTCAAACCCCTAAGCAATTTATTAAGCATTTTGTAGTGCAGCCTTAAACATTCTGAAAATGTGCACAATGTACTTTGTCATACAGGGACTACCTCTTCAATGCCATTGAAACTCTCCCCTGTGTGAAGAGGAAGGCTGATTGGGCCCTGAACTGGATCGGTAACAAAGATGCTGAATTTGGTAGGTACATCTCTTAAAAACCTGCACAGGATTGTTGTGGTCAATCAGTTGGTAATGATGTTGCTTGTATTCCAGGTGAGCGTGTGGTTGCATTTGCTGCTGTTGAGGGGATCTTCTTCTCTGGGTCCTTTGCTGCCATTTTCTGGCTGAAGAAGAGGGGGCTCATGCCTGGCCTGACCTTTTCAAATGAGCTCATCAGCAGAGACGAGGTGGGTCTTTTCACTATGTTGATTAAAAAACAATTATCCCAGAGGGCAAACCTGGTTGAAATTGTCACTACCACCAGCATTCTTACTAACTAGTTCTGTCTAAATCCAGGGCCTGCACTGTGACTTTGCCTGCCTCATGTTCAAGCACCTGGTGCACAAGCCCTCAAAGGAGACCGTCACCAAGCTCATCAGGAACGCAGTAGAGATTGAGCAGGTATGTTGATTAAACAATAAGGGCCTGTTGCCTTGACTCGGATTAAGCCTATTCTTGGTATGCGAGTCAAATGTCACCTTTTCCCTATACTGCACTAGCTGTCTCTGATACTGCACTACagagctatgggccctggtcagtagtgcactaaatgggaAGCCATTTGGGACATGTCCCTTATTGTGCTTAATAGGAAATTATATATACCGATTTGAATATTAAAGATCTGAATTAGTGAATAAATGCTGGTCTGTTCCCATTTCAGGAGTTCCTGACGAAAGCCCTTCCAGTAAAGCTGATTGGTATGAACTGTGACCTGATGACCCAGTACATAGAGTTTGTGGCTGACAGGCTGATGCTGGAGCTAGGCTTTGACAAGGTGAGATGGTAGTCTATGGGTCAGTCCCTAATGGCAACCCActttctatgtagtgcactactttgaccagtgcACTATAAGGGAGATGTGTGCTGTTTTGGGTGCCTCCTTTGATATGGAGAATGAGTTCAATCCAACACCTGTTGTAATTCTAAGGCTACGTTTAGATGGGCAGTCTAATTCTAATCTTTTTTCAAATGGATATTTTGACTGATCAGCTCTAAGATCtggtgtgattggtcaaaagtccAATTAGTGGTGgggatcagaattgggctgcctgtgactGTGGACCATTAGTCAACTTAATTTTCTTGTGATTGATAGACATGGGCTAGCAATGATGAGAAGCGCAGGGGTACGTACCTCAGCTGATAATGGGAGCTGAGTGTTGGTGCTGGTTCTCAGCTCAGTGGGCATGTGGTCTGCTGACTGGGGGGTGCCAACACGATATAGACGCCTGACTGAGTCTTGCCTGTAAAGCTGTAGTTTaaatgtagcctggtcccagatctgtatgtgctCTTGCCAGCACCATTGTGCATTGTTAACCCAAACATGACAATGAGTTGACTTTGATTGCACAGACAGGCACTCTGGCTACTAGAAATGGGTGGGGTTAATGAAAGCATTTAAATTCCACTAGCAGACACCAATTAACTTCTCTTCTAGATCTACAGAGTGGAGAATCCTTTTGACTTCATGGAGAACATCTCACTGGAGGGCAAGACTAACTTCTTTGAGAAGCGAGTAGGGGAGTACCAGAGAATGGGTGTGATGTCTGGCACCACAGACAACTCCTTCCGGCTGGATGCTGACTTCTAAACCTCTAACAGGCCCCCAAGATGCCCTTGACATTAGACTTTTTGAAACTGTAAATACTTGACAACGGACATGGCCCAGACTAGATGCTACCGGACCGACCACAGTAccacatctcaaatggcaccctattccccatgtagtgcactacttttgaccagagtcatgTGGGCCCTGATGAAAAGTAGTCTGCAATATagagactagggtgccatttaggatgtgtACTTGGGTTGTCTGGTTCACAGAAAACACATGTATATTACCATTCACAACTGACCATATTTGCAGTAGATATCTAGTTGTATCCATTTTCTTATTTGTATATTACTGCTGAAATTTTATGTTTACTTTTTGTaattaaattttaaaaatccaATGCAGCATTTAACCCTGTTTTACTTTACACTCAATCTtggcactaaagtaaaaatgtATCTGACTGAATAATAGGATGTTACTAATATGTAAGACATGCAGTAGTATGCTACAGGATAAGTGTATAGGAAATATGTTGTAATATAATCAGACCACTTATGCATATTGCATTGTAAATTTGGGCAAGAAAGTCAATGGGCCATTGGGAAAAATTATCTGAAAACAAGTTTATGAATTTAGGCAAGAACCCAcctaaggtagcctagtggttagagctttgggtcAGTGCTGGATTGAATtcctgagctgacgaggtaaatctaat
Above is a genomic segment from Salvelinus sp. IW2-2015 linkage group LG28, ASM291031v2, whole genome shotgun sequence containing:
- the LOC111954357 gene encoding ribonucleoside-diphosphate reductase subunit M2, whose protein sequence is MLTTRSPLSKKNTNAITTQMDNISLVDKENTPPSLNNTRILASRTARKIFADDSEVKPQDVKKFNTEEPLLKENPRRFVIFPIKYHDIWQMYKKAEASFWTAEEVDLSKDMQHWDSLKDEERYFISHVLAFFAASDGIVNENLVERFTQEVQVTEARCFYGFQIAMENIHSEMYSLLIDTYIKDPKERDYLFNAIETLPCVKRKADWALNWIGNKDAEFGERVVAFAAVEGIFFSGSFAAIFWLKKRGLMPGLTFSNELISRDEGLHCDFACLMFKHLVHKPSKETVTKLIRNAVEIEQEFLTKALPVKLIGMNCDLMTQYIEFVADRLMLELGFDKIYRVENPFDFMENISLEGKTNFFEKRVGEYQRMGVMSGTTDNSFRLDADF